A section of the Agromyces aurantiacus genome encodes:
- a CDS encoding serine/threonine-protein kinase, whose amino-acid sequence MSRRLPSTPPNLPGFSFIRVLGSGGFADVFLYEQNMPRRLVAVKVLLAEVVNDEVRQMFQAEANLMAQLSSHPSILTVYQASVAADGRPYLVMEYCSATLGQRYRAVQLPIAEVLSIGVRIASAVETAHRQGVLHRDIKPSNILTTAYGHPVLSDFGIASTLGQAESSEAVGLSVPWSAPEVLLDEVAGTVASEVWSLGATVYSLLAGRSPFEVPGGDNGTMALVGRIEKARVPATGRADVPASLEAVLARAMSKRPSARQASALEFIRDLQAVEEELALPQTPLEVAMDDWAIATAVDLDERTRIGAGSTVGTPSSRRRRRRAGLAPGASTATADPHSRGSASGRGRGAPPTTRRLLIGVGVAAAVFVALVVAGLLTVVRGAGAIPVVSDVEAVSDGDAVVFEWDDPAGLRQGDTYVVTVDGREWPPQRESSLSVPTDGAARMCATVTVAREGKSGRPSAERCEEVEAR is encoded by the coding sequence GTGTCGAGGCGACTGCCGTCAACGCCGCCGAACCTGCCCGGCTTCTCGTTCATCCGCGTGCTCGGATCGGGCGGATTCGCCGACGTGTTCCTCTACGAGCAGAACATGCCCCGCCGGCTGGTCGCGGTCAAGGTGCTGCTGGCCGAGGTGGTCAACGACGAGGTCCGGCAGATGTTCCAGGCCGAGGCGAACCTCATGGCGCAGCTGTCGAGCCATCCGTCGATCCTGACCGTGTATCAGGCGAGCGTCGCGGCCGACGGCCGCCCGTACCTCGTCATGGAGTACTGCTCGGCGACGCTCGGGCAGCGTTACCGCGCCGTGCAGCTGCCCATCGCCGAGGTGCTCTCGATCGGCGTGCGCATCGCGAGCGCGGTCGAGACCGCGCACCGCCAGGGCGTGCTGCACCGCGACATCAAGCCCTCCAACATCCTGACGACCGCCTACGGGCACCCCGTGCTCTCCGACTTCGGGATCGCCTCGACCCTGGGGCAGGCCGAGTCCAGCGAGGCGGTCGGGCTGTCGGTGCCGTGGTCGGCGCCCGAGGTGCTGCTCGACGAGGTCGCGGGCACCGTGGCGAGCGAGGTGTGGTCGCTCGGCGCCACCGTCTACTCGCTGCTGGCCGGACGCAGTCCCTTCGAGGTGCCCGGCGGTGACAACGGCACGATGGCGCTCGTCGGGCGCATCGAGAAGGCGCGCGTGCCGGCGACCGGCCGCGCCGACGTGCCGGCGAGCCTCGAGGCGGTGCTCGCGCGCGCCATGTCGAAGCGTCCGTCGGCGCGGCAGGCCAGTGCGCTCGAGTTCATCCGGGACCTGCAGGCGGTCGAGGAGGAGCTCGCGCTGCCGCAGACCCCGCTCGAGGTGGCGATGGACGACTGGGCCATCGCGACCGCCGTCGACCTCGACGAGCGCACGCGCATCGGGGCGGGATCGACGGTCGGGACCCCGTCCTCGCGTCGACGCCGGCGCCGTGCGGGCCTCGCGCCCGGCGCCTCGACCGCGACGGCCGACCCGCACTCGCGCGGCTCGGCCTCGGGCCGCGGGCGCGGAGCGCCGCCCACGACCCGTCGCCTGCTCATCGGCGTCGGCGTGGCGGCCGCCGTGTTCGTCGCGCTGGTGGTCGCCGGGCTGCTCACGGTCGTGCGCGGGGCGGGCGCCATCCCGGTCGTCTCGGACGTCGAGGCGGTCTCCGACGGCGACGCCGTGGTCTTCGAGTGGGACGACCCGGCCGGCCTGCGACAGGGCGACACCTACGTCGTGACCGTCGACGGCCGCGAGTGGCCGCCGCAACGCGAGTCGAGCCTGTCCGTGCCGACCGACGGCGCCGCGCGGATGTGCGCGACCGTCACCGTGGCGCGCGAGGGCAAGTCGGGCCGGCCGAGCGCCGAGCGCTGCGAAGAGGTCGAGGCGCGGTGA